The Rhododendron vialii isolate Sample 1 chromosome 1a, ASM3025357v1 region CCCGCCTTGATATTGGAGATGTTGCTCGAGAAACAATTCTAGATCCAGGTACAGAAGCTGAGAAGAACTTTTTCGACGACCCAAATACAGGATTAAAAGATTTAGAGATGTTGAGAGCTCCCCACTGGGAACTTCCATTTGGAATAGGTGAAACACGGCTGCTATTTAATTCTAGCTTCTTGTTTCTCTTGGAAGATCGACTTTCCACTTGCGCAAAGGACTCCATTGAAGAAAATCTAGCAAGATGAGGACGAGATCTGGAATCAAACTTATCATCCTTTTCTATAGGTTCATTTATAACCTTATTCAAGTTTCCTCTTCTGCCCACAGAAGACTGAGATGAAGCATCAGTTTCAGCAGCTTTCCTCAGTTTGCCAAAGCAATTATCACAAACCCGATAAggtttgttggggtttggtgcCATCGAGGCCTTAAGTGATTTCTTGCTGCTACATGAATTACAAAAAACTAGTCCACAATTATAACAATTATGAcgttttcttttgaaattaaaTGGCAGGCGGCAGCCAGAGCATATAGACTGATCAATCCCAGAGACCCACTTATGAAGGCAGATTGCTGCAGTAAAATTAGTACCACAAGCAATGGTTTTGACTTGCTTGTCTTTCAGAGCTTCTACCAAAGTGGGAGAATTTTTATCCTCTGCATCACCATGACCCAATCGGCCATTTGCCCCTTTACCCCAGGTGTACACTTCAGTTCTTGATGTTAAAATTGCAACATGATAGGCACCACAAGCTATCTCCTCCACAAAACTCTTTGAGAGTTTCCCTTCAACACGAGAGGGGAGCTTCCCATCAGCTTGAGGATTTCCAAGCTGGCCATAAACAGGACTACCCATTGTGTACACATGGCCGGAAGTTGTAAGTGCAGCCGTAAGGCTATGCCCACATGCAACTTGGCAAAAATTGGGCTCGACAAGAGCAGCAACACAAGTAGGAACTAGCTTTGCTTCCTTGTCACCATGCCCAAGTCTACCTTTATCCCCATCTCCCCATGTGAACAGTTTCCCTGAAGAGCAATTGCTGGAACTTGAATTCCCAACCATGACTTCTACCACTGCAGCAGTATGCCAAACGCCACAAGCTGCTCGTACAGTGCGGAGCCCCCTAAGGGACTCCACTTCCCTTGGTTTTGAAACACTTTTCTTATCTCCGTGACCCAGAACTCCAAATGTTCCATCACCAAAAGTAAACAATTGCCCAGAAGAGGTCACTACAGCAGTATGCCAAGGCCCACAAGAAATGGATGAAACATGAATACCCTCCAAAGGTCCATTCACCCTTTTTGGGACCCAGTGACTCACTTCATTTCCATGCCCAAGAATACCAAAATGGCCATCGCCCCATGTGTAAAGATCACCGGCTAGTGTGACGGCACATGTATGATACTCACCACATGCTACAAGTTCAATGTTTGTATGGGTGAGAGCATCGATAAGCTTTGGATGCAAAACATCCGAATCTACACCATGCCCAAGCCTGCCACCTGATTCCTCCCCCCACGAGAAAATCTCTCCTTGTTTGGTTACTAGGGCAGCATGCCGCCCACCACAAGCAATATTTTGAACATCAAGAAATACTGCAGATTCTAGTGATTTAGGCAACAAAGAATCCATTTTGACATTAAAAGAACTCCCTATTCGGTGAAGTCCACCACCGAGAATGCCATCCCCAATTCCTTCCCCCCAAATGAAAACATCCCCCAAAGCATCACCGTCGTCATGACCGGAACCTTGGCTTGATGAGCTAACAGCACTTGATAAGCTTACCCTAAAAGCATCCATCCCCGTCCCCCTCATGTGTCCATGTACACTATCTGAGCCACCAGATGACACAGATTGCATAGAAGCACTAGCTGAGTCGGAGGGGAAGAAACTCTTAGGAGGCACCGCATACAATATCACATCTGAAAATGCCTTGTCCAAACCATTTTTTGGAGGGCTTCCATATGGACTAGGAAGGCTCCGATCACCATCCTGAATGAAGAAACAAAGATCCTCTTACTAGGTATCCCTGAAAAGAACTGTTTTGACGTGCATTTGTGTTTATAGATGTGCTTATGTGCCTTGAGGAGGACTTTCTGCATTCTTACAAAGCAAGACCCCATACCTTTTGCAAGCTATCACCACTGCCAAATGGAGAATTCAGAGGAGAACTCCTTTGTGTGTATGTTCGAGGACTGTTAGCTTCTGATGGAATTCCATCACTCCTTGATTCTGTTCTCCACTTCCGTTGATGACCACGTGAAATTAATGACTTTAGACCACTAAACCACACCTCAGCTTCATCTTTATCTTTACAAATCTGCATGGAAAGTCAGGTTACCAAGATTACTTAGCGCAcgcatgcatgtgtgtgtgtgtgagagagagaggggtccaAAATAACAGACCAAAGAGGTATAGAGGATCATAACTGCAAGAACTGACTGCTCCTAAAAATAAAAGGGTGGGGTGTTGGGggtaggggggggggggagggaatGACAAGCGAGATCCTTACCAAATCCAGTGACCTGTCACTGTATATTAGAGAAAAGGACTGGTACTCCTTCTCAGGACGTGGATACCTTTGAAAGATTGGCTGCGAAACACAAGGAAACAAATTAATTTTGAGGCCAAAATTGAGCAATCATGAATGTTTTAGCATATTAAGGAAGCACCGAAACCAGATTTATAAGTAGGTACTCGTACGAACAATCACAAACTTCGCAAAAAcatttttgtatgaaaaaattaattgactTCGACATCCATAAGATAAGTTTATCCAATGTAAACTAGCCCCCTTCGTGGTGGGTTAGTGTGAGGTGAGAATATCAAAAATCCGTCTTTCACTTTTATctataaggaaaaaaaactctctTTTCCTTCATACATTTGAAGGACGAGGAAACAAATAGCCACTTCTCGGTAAAATGGTGAAACCTCAAGCTGTCATGGATGAGAACACAAAATGGTCTGAGGCAACCGACTTCATGTGAATACAAAACAGAGAATTTTTATTATCCTGTCTAGCCCACAAGCACTCCAACTTGATGGGACGTACACGAAATAGCTTTGCTGTCTTCTATTTTCCATTTATTTTCACTAGTTGAAATGAAACAAATGCTAATATCACCCAATGCTCCTCAAACTTAGATTCTTCACACTTCAGAATAAGTTGGTTTTCACAGCAGCGAACTCCAAGCACCTATGTTGACATGTTGTTCAAGGACGTCCCTCATGTTCATGGTACACCAATACTTCCCAAAATTTTCTTAGTcctttacaaaaagaaaaattgccTCAAATACTGCCTAGCAAGTAAATTTCTAATTCACATTCTGGATGCCATGAGAAAACATATGGACAGAAAATAGCCTAGGTACCATTCTGGAATTTGTACATAACATCAAACTCACAATTCAATGCGTGTGAGTGATGATTTAAATGGTCCAAATAGAAGATCAAAATCAACGATTTTGTTTGCcccctttttccttctttttatcATCAAGCTTTTCACTCAGTCATTCCTGGAGATTTTATAGCAGTATACACGCCAAGCACCCAACTCTTATCATTCCGTACGATGCCATTAACAAGCAGTTGAGAGTTTCAGAAAAGAAGCAccaaatttagttattttggcCAGAACAACGGAGAGATGTTGGCGAGGCACAGGGGTTTTGAAAAGCAAATTAGATACTGCAAGAAGACGAGAACTATAAAAATTTTAGCCATCTGAAAGCTGTACCAGCCCACTTTAACTCTTATCACTCTGTACGATGCCATTAACAAGCAGTTGAGAGTTTCAGAAAAAGAAGCACcaaatttagttatttcggcCAGAATAATGGAGAGAGGTTGGCGGGGCACAGGGGTTTTGAAAAGCAAATTAGATACTGCAAGAAGATGAGAACTATAAAAATTTTAGCCATCTGAAAGCTGTACTCAGCCTACTTTAGGTCTTGAAGATCAATGCGCCATCAGTCTCACAATTAATTATAGCTTTAAGCAATTTAAATACACTCAAATGGAACTATTATCAATTtgcacacaaatcatccaagtcCCGTATACTTGTCGAAGTATTTAGAGATATGCTttcttcaaagaaaaagaacttaCAGTGCGCTGCCCTGAAACAATTCTGGACACTTGACTTAATTTGAGAtgcttctcctctttccctGAGAACCAGATTAATACAGATTCATCCTGTAAGCAGTAACACCACCAGTTACTAATACTAGACTTCCTGAACAGAAATCTCCAGTTTCAATAGTGCGAAATTGAGGGAGATGCTACTTGACAATAGAACAAACCTACATTAGAAGATGATTCAGTATGAAGATAGCCGAAACATATATACAGGGACACTACCAGTTCTTAATCCTGATAGACTTCTTGCAGAGAAATCTCCAGTTTCAGTTTTGTGAAATCAAAGGAGGGAGATGCTACTTGACAAAACACAACAAATACTGCCAGATGATTGAGTAGGATGATAGTCAAAACAAATACACAGAATTGTTAGGCTAAAAGTGACTGTGGAAGTACATAAATTGTTATACTAAAAGTGACTGTGGAAGTGCACAATGCAATGGATGATGCATCTAAGCATCCAATTTTTAAACAAGCTTACAAGCATACAAAGAGAACAGTATATAAGATACATATACAGTAAACTGACAATGGAAGTACAAAACGTGATGATTATGCATCACACATCCAATTTTCTAACAAGCCGGTTGTTTACAAGCAAGCATATGCAGAGATATGTGAGAAGACAAAATATAAGAATACATATACCTTAAGTCGCAATGGAAGTACAAACTATGATGATGATTTATCTAGCATCCAATTTTCTAACAAGCTGGTTGTTTGCCATGAACAAATATATTGGTTTCATGCCATTTTGTTAAGGCAGTTATCAACAGTCCAATTGTACAATTAGGcacaaaataaattcaaaaaaagttGGACTAAAGAACAGAAGGCTCAGGCAAGACttgttagcatttttttttttttaaatttcctgGGTCAGAATATGCTTGTCAAAATAGAGAAACACAGTGTAGGATGCATACAAAAACAGTACGGAAGTTGGTTATATGCAATCACTAACCAGCATGAAGATTAGTTCCTATCTTAGGCAAATGAAAGGTAACAATAATAACAATGGTCAACCACTATAAGACTGGTTTCTACTATCATACAGATCAACTAGTGAACTTAGTAGCAACATGAGGTTAGTGTTAGACACATcacatgggggggggggggggggggggggggggggggggttagcAATCGTGAACATTGTCCTGGGTTGTTATCATGGCTCAGATGGTTTTGTAAAGTCACAGACATTAACAGATAAAATGCTGCTCGCGGCTGATTAACGTACAATACAAGCTACTGAATATTTCACATGTCGCCTCATGTTTATGATGACAATAGTACTGCGCCTATTACAGTGATATTTCAACATAGATTTGAAAGATTAACAAAATTTGaactatatatgtatgtaaCAAGTCTTTCAGACTCTAGAGATGAGCAGACATAAGTAACTATACGAACTCCAGACTCAAGGACTTCATAATTTTAAAGTTGAAAAGACTCCATGTCCTCATAACCTGAAAATGGCAACAGTAATGCGCAAGCAGCAGCATCAAACTTAAGTTTTATACATAATCTTGTTGTAGGCAGTGGTGGTAGCATCAATAATGGTTACAAGAACAAAAAGCAACATAGATATCCATAAACATTGgagaaaaaaaacttacatTAGCAAGGCGGAATGGACAAAACTTTGGTTTTCCTCTTCTTCCGTACTTGAGCAAATAGGCACCTTTCTTAAGAGCATTAATAGCCTGTTGTAAAGATCATCCAAAAATCTAGATTAACCACAATCACCATATTTGCCATGAAGACCGCAATCACCATATTTTCCAATAGTAGGGTAATGCTCGAAATAGCTCCAAAACGTCCAAATATTCACAGTATTGGGACAAATGATGTTAGAAGTAAGAGGAATCTCAAAAATTATTCTAGAACCCACATGGTTAGTTAGTCAGGTGGAATAAACGTGCAGAGGGCATTGAAATCAGACTTTCACATTTCCCTACGGGTTATGGTATAATAAAACCCAGTTGGAAGTCCCTATTTGGCACTTATCTCCCTTTTTGATGCATGAGGAGTCACAAACTTAATGCATCCATCATGGGTAGCTGTAGCAGACTTGCACAAACAaacaactaaaataaaataataaaaaactaGGTACCTGTGGCAGAGATATGTTGCTAAAGAAGCCATATGCATCTCTCTTTCATACTCAGCACAAACCTAGATTAGCGTCCTAAACATTACAAACGTACCTTTAAGTAAAAAATAGACCAGCTTTTAAGCATATATCCGAACATCGAATACTCTTCGTTTTATGTTCAACAAGCACCAGACATAACCCTACAACAATTTTCTAGTACAAAATAGTAAAAGTACAGTAAACACACTGAGAGTAAAATACACTTGGGACATTTTTCTATTGTAATTTGTCTCAAATAAGAAGGATAAAATATGTTAATCCAACCAAAAGTCAGGCGAACGTACACAACCCAATACCCATAGACGAATGCAATATCCTTTTTTAGAAGGTTAAATATTTACAAAATTGTTATATTTAGCATTCACATCCATGTGCCCATAAAACTACATGCAAATGAAAATCGTGGAGACCCTGCCTTACAAATCGTAATTGTG contains the following coding sequences:
- the LOC131336423 gene encoding PH, RCC1 and FYVE domains-containing protein 1 isoform X2; translated protein: MQSVSSGGSDSVHGHMRGTGMDAFRVSLSSAVSSSSQGSGHDDGDALGDVFIWGEGIGDGILGGGLHRIGSSFNVKMDSLLPKSLESAVFLDVQNIACGGRHAALVTKQGEIFSWGEESGGRLGHGVDSDVLHPKLIDALTHTNIELVACGEYHTCAVTLAGDLYTWGDGHFGILGHGNEVSHWVPKRVNGPLEGIHVSSISCGPWHTAVVTSSGQLFTFGDGTFGVLGHGDKKSVSKPREVESLRGLRTVRAACGVWHTAAVVEVMVGNSSSSNCSSGKLFTWGDGDKGRLGHGDKEAKLVPTCVAALVEPNFCQVACGHSLTAALTTSGHVYTMGSPVYGQLGNPQADGKLPSRVEGKLSKSFVEEIACGAYHVAILTSRTEVYTWGKGANGRLGHGDAEDKNSPTLVEALKDKQVKTIACGTNFTAAICLHKWVSGIDQSICSGCRLPFNFKRKRHNCYNCGLVFCNSCSSKKSLKASMAPNPNKPYRVCDNCFGKLRKAAETDASSQSSVGRRGNLNKVINEPIEKDDKFDSRSRPHLARFSSMESFAQVESRSSKRNKKLELNSSRVSPIPNGSSQWGALNISKSFNPVFGSSKKFFSASVPGSRIVSRATSPISRRASPPRSTTPTPTLGGLTTPKIIVDDTKRTSDSLGQEVIRLRAQVENLTRKTQLQELELERTTKQLKEAITIAGEETAKCKAAKEVIKSLTAQLKEMAERLPVGAARNIKSPSIISFASNPLSNELSNVSVDRLNGQLTFQEPDSNGSNGHLLSNGSSISSSRSSGHNRQVQSEMTNRNGSRMKEGDPRNDNEWVEQDEPGVYITLTSLPGEAKDLKRVRFSRKRFSEKQAEQWWAENRARVYEQYNVRMADKSGVGVASEITH
- the LOC131336423 gene encoding PH, RCC1 and FYVE domains-containing protein 1 isoform X1, with amino-acid sequence MTSDANRTGGQGERDIEQAINALKKGAYLLKYGRRGKPKFCPFRLANDESVLIWFSGKEEKHLKLSQVSRIVSGQRTPIFQRYPRPEKEYQSFSLIYSDRSLDLICKDKDEAEVWFSGLKSLISRGHQRKWRTESRSDGIPSEANSPRTYTQRSSPLNSPFGSGDSLQKDGDRSLPSPYGSPPKNGLDKAFSDVILYAVPPKSFFPSDSASASMQSVSSGGSDSVHGHMRGTGMDAFRVSLSSAVSSSSQGSGHDDGDALGDVFIWGEGIGDGILGGGLHRIGSSFNVKMDSLLPKSLESAVFLDVQNIACGGRHAALVTKQGEIFSWGEESGGRLGHGVDSDVLHPKLIDALTHTNIELVACGEYHTCAVTLAGDLYTWGDGHFGILGHGNEVSHWVPKRVNGPLEGIHVSSISCGPWHTAVVTSSGQLFTFGDGTFGVLGHGDKKSVSKPREVESLRGLRTVRAACGVWHTAAVVEVMVGNSSSSNCSSGKLFTWGDGDKGRLGHGDKEAKLVPTCVAALVEPNFCQVACGHSLTAALTTSGHVYTMGSPVYGQLGNPQADGKLPSRVEGKLSKSFVEEIACGAYHVAILTSRTEVYTWGKGANGRLGHGDAEDKNSPTLVEALKDKQVKTIACGTNFTAAICLHKWVSGIDQSICSGCRLPFNFKRKRHNCYNCGLVFCNSCSSKKSLKASMAPNPNKPYRVCDNCFGKLRKAAETDASSQSSVGRRGNLNKVINEPIEKDDKFDSRSRPHLARFSSMESFAQVESRSSKRNKKLELNSSRVSPIPNGSSQWGALNISKSFNPVFGSSKKFFSASVPGSRIVSRATSPISRRASPPRSTTPTPTLGGLTTPKIIVDDTKRTSDSLGQEVIRLRAQVENLTRKTQLQELELERTTKQLKEAITIAGEETAKCKAAKEVIKSLTAQLKEMAERLPVGAARNIKSPSIISFASNPLSNELSNVSVDRLNGQLTFQEPDSNGSNGHLLSNGSSISSSRSSGHNRQVQSEMTNRNGSRMKEGDPRNDNEWVEQDEPGVYITLTSLPGEAKDLKRVRFSRKRFSEKQAEQWWAENRARVYEQYNVRMADKSGVGVASEITH